In Hemicordylus capensis ecotype Gifberg chromosome 8, rHemCap1.1.pri, whole genome shotgun sequence, the DNA window AGCCCGTTCACCATGGCAATGTGTTTCCTTCCAGAATGTGGGGGCACCCTGACCGACTTGGAGGGACAGTTCTTCTCCCCCAATTATCCTCATCCATACCCACCTCTTCAGGTGAGTGATCCTGGAGTCAAGCCCCGGACTGGCAAAAAGACTCACCTTCACTCTTTCTATGCCATACTAGTCCGCATGTGCTCTACACATTTTCCCCAAGCCCCACAAACTAGGGTGTTTCCATGCACTGGCTTGGAATGAAATGTATAGCACTGTCTTTGCGGGATTCCTGTTGGGAATCACCAGGGCTCAGACCCTGGACCCAATGAGATCTCCTCTGAAGATGTGCACTTGGAGAAAAAAATCTGAGCTCTTGCTTAGAGTAGGCCTGCACATATTGTCGAGTAGGCTAACACATGCTCTACACATAAGGCCCGGCGGGGATGAATCcagcctgggcactttccagattacatgctacaacaggggtaaaatgccaccacaagtaactaataactgctttcattaatattttgaaGCATTCATTTGAATGTAATAATGCACTGAacattgacctcggcccctgcacacccTGTCGTAGCTGGTTCCAGAAATGGGGGTATTGAGCTATGCACCTCAGATTCAGAGCAAACTCCTTGCAGGACCCCCTCTCCATCCAGTTGAGGACCCAGCCACCCGCCCCGTTACCTGCTGCCATGTTGGGCCGTGCTAGGAGCTCATGATCTGGACCTTCGCCCTGGTGGCTCCATCTGCATGGAGAACTGCCTTTCTCTTTCAGCTCTGTCTCTGGCTGATCTCGGTTCCTCCGGGACACGTGATTGACCTCCATTTCCACAACTTCAGCCTGGAATCTCAGGAAGACTGCAACTACGACTTCGTGGAGGTCTATGACAGCGGAGGAATGGGCACGACCAGCGTCATGGGGAAGTAAGGCGGCTTCGCGTTCCCATCAGGGGCGGGAGATCTAGAGATGGTCATTTTCAGAGCAGTTACTCAGTCGCAGCCGGGCTGGATGGTGGCATGCTGAGGTCCTAAGTGACAGCATGCCGAGCTTaaaagacgctgccagtcagtgtagaccatagtgagccagatggaccagtggtctgactcagtagaaggccggcagcttcctaggtaacTGCATCTCccatttccccttcttcttttctCAGGTTCTGCAGCTCTGACCTGCCCCCAGTCCTCACCTCGTCACAACATGTCATGACCATCCTGTTCGTGGCAGATGAGGGCGTGGCGGACATTGGGTTCTTTGCCACCTACCATGCCCACAACACCACAGAAAGTAGGTGATGCTGCCGCCTGGGCCTTCGTCTCCCACCAGCTGAGGTAGAATGGGCTGGCCGCCTCTCTTCCTCATGGTTGCCCGGACACCCTTCCGCCAGTGGCTGCCACACTCTCCCTTTCCTCTAGAACTGGCACCCTTGCTGTGTTCACTTTTTACAGAGATTTCAGACGGCGGCACTGATAAATCACTGCCttcctgtgtgtatgtgtggggtttccccacccccaccccagatctgatttgtggtgattttattttttgttccaaTAAAACACCATTGCCGCACTCGCCAGCCAGATTCAGGGCTACCGAAGTGCTGCGAAGGCTTTTCAGTGTGGCTGTGTCTTTAGATCTTCTTCTTTGAATTGCCCCTTAATTGCCCCAGTTTCTACCTGGGCTGGcccgtccactaggcagacctaggcggtTGTCTAGGGCACCATTTTGGGGGCAGGCGGgcacataaacagtgccagaatatagcactgccaatattttcctctctccctcttgtattgcccCCCTGAAGTattgcacagtggtgtaagaatgcAAGATgtaatcctgcccccccccccgctgctccccAAAAGGCCTGCCCATTCTGGACCCCCAAATACACAGTCCTCTTTGCTCATTGAACCTCAGCCCCCAGTACACACCCTCTCCTGAAGATGAATTGGCATTCACCCTCGGCATTCATTTCCAGAAGGAAATGGTCTCAGGCTGGATTTCCAAATCAACAGCaccatcttttcatctctgaagtgttaagaGTGTTGCCCCTGTATTAGACtgtgggaactctctcccactgtatccccaaacctGTCCAGGCGACCCAATTGCTGGCCCTCGGCCTGGGCATGGCTCGgctggggggcaggcgggggcaaAGTCCAGCTTCTCCCAGGGCACCAAAACCCCCAGGATTGGCCTGGCGGCTGCATCCCCAAACAGCAGTGGCGCTTCTGCCTCTTGCCACGTCTATTTTACACTCTCTCCACGTTGGAAGTTTTCTCAACAGGGCCTCTGCTGATGATGTCGAAAGGTGGCGTGTCAGGAGGAGGGTCCCTCTGGCCCGTGTCTCCTGAGAAGAGCAGCCTTTGCCGATTCCCAAACTCTTGCTGGTCTGGGATTGCTGACACGTCGGCAGTTAAgcagcgggtgggggtgggggttccatttGTTTATTTCCATAATTATTGCTTAGCCTTACAGCCAGAAAGTTCCATCTGTCCGGGAGAAAAAAATCCCTAGAGGGAATGGGAATGCCGCCAGCATTGTGTTCTCTCTCATGCAAAGGTTGTTTCGAAATCGGTAGAACATCGGACTCTGAGCCACCAGACTTTAAGCTTCTGGGCTACCTTTTCACACTCCCCTGAATAGCAGGGAAATCTAGGCAGAGCACAATTCAGTATGGATTTCTTGGGAGGAGAGAGCCCTGCAGAACGAATGTTTTTGGTTTGGGTTTGGATTTGGCCGCATTTGCTTTATTTGcaaatatgcaagtggagcagagGCAAGTGGCGGGatctcctaggaacataggaacttgccttctgccaagtcagacccttggtccatctagctcagggttgtctacccagactggcagcggcttctccaaggctgcaggcaggagtctctctcagccccatctggagatgctgccggggagagaACTCggaagcagtgctccctctaacagggattcccagatgttgttgactacagctcccataatccccaagcaaaagccattgccgctgggggatcctgggagttgtagttaacaacatctggaatccctgttagagggaacactgcttggaaccttctgcatgcaaacaggcaggtgtgctcttcccagagtgtccccgtcccctaaggggaatattacaGTGCTCTGCTCACACACATAagtgcccattcaaatgcaaacttgggtggactctgcttagtaaaggggacaattctgacttgctacctcaagaccagctctcttccttgagGAGATGCTACAAGGCAGTAGATCTATTACCCCACATCAGAGAGAGTGAGAAACTGCTTTTCCAAACTGCCTTCAGCCAACTCGTGATGTTATTTCTCTGCACCTTGGTCTCTTTCAAAGGGCTCACTCCAGGTTTCtgaaaattgggtccccagatgatgttggactacaactcccatcatcccagctgcaacagccaaaggacccaagtttcagaacccctATGCTAACTGCTTGTTCTTCACACACACCTGCTGGCCCCTCCTCTTAGCTGAAGGGTGCCACAGACCCCAGCCTCTGATGGGTGTCTCATCCAAAGAGAAGGGAGAGATTGCCAGCTGTCTCCGGAGCATTCGCTCTTCTCAGCCTGCTGCTAACctaacaacaacaatagcaatAGCCAGCCACAAGCCATCACGCTGCCTTCCAGAGTTTTGACATTCTCGGGTCTGGCTTTTAGCCAGGCAGACAGATTACCACTTTGGACAAAATGTTTGCATGCCTGTGAACAGTTGCCTGAGAAACTTGATAGCTCTGAGATGGAACCTGACTGACTTGCTTGATCGGGTTTATGTAAAAAGACATCTTAACTTTGGAAATTCCAGTCCCAACAATTTAATGTGTTGCTTCGGCGGACTGGCGACAATCAAGAACATTTTGCACGACCTCAGCTCCTGGTCAGATTATGGAGcgtaagagcataagaacagccctgctggatcaggcccaaggaggcccatcttgaaaggggcgtgccctctctcctgctgttactcccctgcaactggtattcagaggcatcctgcctctgaggctggaggtgaagaAAGAAATCGGTTAGGCGGGTTAATAAGCAGAAGGGGAAATCAAACGGTTTGTGTGCTGTCTCTCAGTGATGTCAGGATCAAGGCAATGGGAGGTTCCAAGTTTGCACCAAAGCAAGTGGAATTCTGGGAGTTTGGATGTTGCACAGCAGTAACTTGATAAGGAGTTGAAccaagtccacacacacacacacacacacacacacacacacacacacacacacacacaatttctagcAAATTCTCAGTGCTCCTTTCGCCTGAGATGAAGTCGCAAACATGATAAACAGGCTCCGGTCCCTCATGTGGAGTTTCCCATTTTTGCAAAGGTGAAGATTTTTTATCTGGGGCggggtgtgttggggggggggagattaagtGAGGTGCTGAAGGTCATGCTCAGAATTCTGTGGCAGAGCTTGGAAAAGAACCTGAATCTCAGAATGGCCCACCTTGAGCCCCTGCTGCCTCCTACGGAAAGGAAGGTCCCCTGTGTTGCCTGAAGGCCACTCCAAGGCCAAGCCTGCCATTTAGCAGAGACCAGCTGGGTAGTTAGCCATGCCTTCTGCTGTCCTCTCTGTtgcccccacccactcccagAAACATGCGGCCCCTCCGAGTTCTCCTGCAGGAACGGCGAATGCCGAGCCCAGCAGCTGGTGTGCGACGGTTGGAGCGACTGCTGGGACGGAAGCGACGAgcacaactgcagcagcagcagcagcacaagcagcaACCCCTCTTACCCGTCCGTAGGTGAGTGGCAGCCCCTTACAGGGCTAGATTCCTGCCCTGGCCAAAGCCTGCTGCCCTTGGCTGGGAAGTGAGTCGTGACCCTTCCTGATCACTCAAGCCCGGATCTCTCCTGCTTGAATCTCACCTCTCTGCCATGGCGCCAAGCTCCGCCTCGACAGTGATACGCACCTACCTTAAAGGGCGGTTGTGATTTCAAGGCGGTGCATTTAAAGAGCTTTGGAGGCTCTAAAAAGCTACATAAAGGCTGCTCTCGCTCTTAGGAAAACTGCAAGGCCATCCCTGGCTCTCCAATACACCCTCCGTCCCCAGGCCAGAGCCCTTAGCAGGACCTCCTCCCCACCCGAACGGCTGAAAATCGAACCTCCGTGTCCATAAGCAGTCTACCGCAGTGgctggggagaaagcagcaacTGTTTGAAGGCCATGCCGCCCTCTTCGAGCCCTGCTTTGGACTTCCCCGAGGCGGCTggccagatgctgctgctggaaacaggattgCGGACGGTTGGTCTGATCAGTCGTGCCTGAGCTGACCTGCCACCTCTCCTCTTCCCGCTGCAGAGCTGTCCTGTGAGCCCGTGAGGgtggagatgtgcctgggggtcAGCTACAACGCCACCTATTTCCCCAACATCTGGCTGAACATCCCAGACCAACAGCAGGCGGCCGAAGTGCTCCAGGACTATCTGGTGAGCTCCacagagggtggggaagaggagagggcgggcgggcggcagccGGCCTGTGGAGGGGGCCAGGGAGGGCTCTGCAAGGGCGGCCCCTTCGTGAGGCGAGGCAGTCGCCTCAGGGGGCAGATGTATCGGGGCACcaggagggcagcaagatgccgcTGGAGCAGCTCTTGGGGCCCAACCTCTCCCTCGGCAACCTTGCAAGGCGCTTCGCCTCTCCTCGCCTGCTTTGCAAAGTGGGTCAGGCTGAGGAGGGGCTGCTGGccacctttattatttattatctattattctttattagatttgtataccgcccttcccaaaatggccccGGGcgttcccccacacacacacacacactccctgccgCCCATGCACTTTCAGAGTTTGCTAagcttggttttgaaagggggctgcccctcACCACGGGCACGCTGTGGAGCAAGCCAGCCAGCATTTGGCACCTGGCCTCGGGCATCACCGTGACTTGGGCCGCCGCAGTGCTTTGCATCGGGTAGCGAGTGCAAGAGACGCAAAGTCGTGGCGCATCTTCAGGTTTGGCTTCCTAGCACACTGCTCTGCCCTGAGAGGTGTTCGCACCACTTGCAAGTGATATTCAAAAGTGCTGTTATCACCTTTCAAGCCCCCTTCATAGCTCCAGCTTAATAGACTGGGGGGAACCTCTCCCTGCCTGAGACCcaggagagtcactgccagtcggtgtaggcaGCACAGggctaggtagaccaagggtctgactcagtcggaaGCGGCTTCATGTGTGCCTGTGAAACAGGGACGGAATGAGCGTTCAAGACCCGGCTGCGTTCCGCCTGACCAAGCCCTCCCTGCCTGTCTCTTTCGCTTTCCAGATGCTGAAAGACCTCTCTTGCTACCCATCCCTCCGCTTGCTGCTCTGTGGCCTCTTCGTGCCCAAATGCACGCCCAACGGGGGCATTCTGCAGCCCTGCCGCTCCGTGTGCCGGCTAGCCGAGCAGCGCTGCCAGGAGTCTCTCCGTCTGCTGGGCACCCCCTGGCCTCTGAACTGCAACTTTTTGCCCGATTCCAGCAACCCTTTGGAGTGCTTCCTACCCTGAAGGACTGCTCCGACTGGAGAACGGCAGACCTAATGCTCCAGGGGCTGCGGGGCCCAACACCCCAGTTCTCCTGGCCTGGAGGGAGCCCCTCGGGAGACCGCCAGCTCCGACCAAGAAGAGCTTGGGATCTGGCCACACCAGGGTTGACCCTCCTGGGTCACCCATGAAGGAGCCTTTGGAGCAAGCCCTCGGCAAGAGGGAGACACAGGGTGGGAAACCAGGGGCACAATCTAGCTCAATGGgccccacctccaaccccctgctttccctccctgttggattttagattgtaagtccctcagggcagggacctgtcctcttttGCTCTGCTCCTTGACGTCCAGACATAACAGCCACGAGAGAGGCTGCACAGTCCTCTGTAATCTCACTAGGAAGGGCTGTGTTTCGTCGATCCATTAAAAAAGGTCCCACCTGGATTTAAGAGGTGTCTCTTAGCAATCAGGCATCCAGGCTTCTTTTAATGTTGCTTTGAGTGTCAGCACTTACAAGCTCACTGCTGGCAGGAaaaggagggaatgcctctgAGCACAAGGCTCCTCTCTTATCAAAATGATAGGCAAGTTTATGCAGATTTAATGGATTAACTGAATGCCATACGATTAGTTCCACTCAGAGATGATTAATGGAATGACGTCCCAAACAATAATGCTTGGCTATTTTAATTGACCAGAAGCTAGCTCCACTTGTTCGCTTCTAGTACAGCTCTGTGTTGTCCTTGAGTAATGGACTGCATGGTGAATTTTCAGGCATCTCTGTTCCAGCTCCGTCCTCCTCTCTCGgggcatctgggcacccaaggctgagaaccccggTGCGATTCAGAGCGTCTGGGCCTCAGGGCTGGCCTGTATACTAGACAGAGTGAGGCAGTCATCTAGGGCACCTGTTCTCATGGGGGGCGCATAAACAACGCCAGAAGATAGCCCTGCCAGtttcccctctctccctgcagtgaTGAGGTGTGTTCGGCGGTGTGAGAATGTATGATGCGATCCTGCCCCCTGCTCGTCTTCCAAGGCCCTGCTACACCCCAAAATGCAGTCTTCTTTGCCTAATACACTCCCCCTCTTGAAGACAACTGGACTGCCTCAGTGTTGATTTCCAGAAAGAAATGCTCTCGGGCTAGATTTCCAGATTAACAGCCACGATtgttcatctctgaagtgttaagaGTTTTGCCCTCCTCATAGACTGTTAACTCACTCCCCGTCCCCTTGTGTTCTCAAACCAGCATGGGGCCCGGGCTAGTCATTGGCTGATCATCTGTGCAGCCTGGTCATCTGAACTACTCACTTGGAAGATGATGGACTCATCACCTTGGAAGGGGGCACCTGTACTGCAGATGCACATGTAAATGTTTCCTCCCGTTAAAATCTCCCCATCCATGGAAAACTAGCATATCCAGGAGCAGACTAGGGCCATTTCCTGTGGCTGGCATGCTAGTTTTCCTTGGGCAGGGAGATTTTAATGGGAGGAGACATTTGCATGTGCACCTGCAGTACAGGCGCCCCCTTCCAGGTGATGAGTGCAATAGTGCATCGTCCTGTGGGCATGCCAGCCACCGGACGTGAGCCTAGCTAAGCCTTCTCCTGGATCTGCTAGTTTTCCGAGTGCAGGCAGTGGGTGTGGTGTTCCTGATGGCAGAGCACCAGGCAGGCTTGAGCTTGCAGCCTGCCGCTGTGGTGGAAGCGCAGGGCTGCTGCACCACAGAACTTCATTAGCGGGGCTTATTCGCTGCCGTCAGCACCGCTCCATCCTGTCGTGGTTTGCGTTCTCTGAGATCATGGTCACGCTTCAATCTGGGAAGCATCACACCAAGACAAGGGAGGAGCTGATGGGGAAGGCGGCTGGCAAGAGCCGTGTCTGCAGAAGCGATCAGGGGGTTACGCCTGTCCGGCAGCTGCTGCTACTCTCAAAGCAGAGAAAACAGCCAGGAGTCCGACCAAGGAGCCACGAACCCCAGTCCTGCCTGCCAAAGCCTGCAGACAGGTCACAGGGGCGCGTGCCCTGCTCACGCTGCTTGTCCGCTGGGACGGGCTGTttgcagcaagcaggcaggcaggcgggtgggcaaCAGCCCCCTTTCCGTGGCAGGTTGCGCGGCAAATGCCTGGCACCCATTTGACCCCTTGGACAGGGCTGCTGGCTTGCAGAAAACACGGCGCCAAatgggtcaatggtctgattcggtataagggaGCCTCCTAGGTTCCAGTATAAGCTTTAGCTAAAGGGTCCAATCTGCGCAGAAGGCAGTATAAAATGGTCCTAGTGCGGGTGGCACGCAATAACTGCCATGAGCGATGTCTTCAGACTTCTAACCTGCCTTCTTTCTAAGGTTTGGAGTAGACAGCAGCCATATTCTTGTGCTTAGCAATCACTGTGTGCTGCCAGCCTGTAGAGGGATGGAGCCTCCATCTACAGAGGCAATCTAccactgaatgccagttgctaaGGACAAACAGCAGGGAAAGGCTATTTCTTTCATGCCCAGGCTGTGGGCTTGACAGAGGCATCCAGGAAGTTGTTCTGTGGATACGAATCTGATGGATGTTTACATATTATATGCAGCAGGATGCTGGCCTGATCCCACGGGACTCTTCTTAGCTCTTACTGTCTCTGTTGAATCAGCGGAGCTCAGACATCCCCAAAATGACCTTAGGCCCATCTAGGACTGGTTTAGAGCTACGGCCTCTGCATCTTCTTGCCCGGGACCCCGCACTGCAGCCCATCCCCTCTGAgatttcccttcctcctctccagtTCTTACTCCCCATCCTTTCTGCAAAGGAGCCcgtgtcctcctccctcctcctctcggCTCCAGCAGGGTGTGCagccccctttcctcctccctctcccgctcttcctccgggTTGCTCAGACGCACACCAGGCAATCTGTTCCTTGTGCATGTAGTTCTTGGCTCCAGCCTCCAACTCTCCAATTTCCTTTGGAgtttgggaggagagagagagagagagagagagagagagagagagagagagaggagggaagcagggtgggggaaagaggaggcagGCCGGCCAGCGGCAGCTTTGCTGAAGCAGGGGCCTGCTGCGTGAGAGCAAGGCTGTTGCTGAGGAGGCACCGGTCCCCCTGGCCCCTCCTGCAGAAGAGGCCAGCAGAGAGAacgggcagtggcggcagcagcagcaccccggCACACACCGTGAGTAGAGCCCCTGGCTGGGGCGTCTCTATCTGTGCAAGGATGCCTGGGGAGGGGGTGAGGCTGGGTTGCCTTCCCCGCTTGGCCCGCTTTGGCTCCTCTCGCATTCGGACTCTGCTCACACCACCACGTTGCCTGCTGGGGCAGCAAGTGGGGGACCGCTCAGGCCTTTTGCCCTCTTGCTCCCCGGGGAAAGGGGCTCCTTGGCCGGCAACTCTCCTTCCACTGGGCCAGCCGGAAAGGGGGCTGGAGGGGAAACAGCAGCTCGCGTGGGAAAGGGAGAGCAAGTTGCTAGCATGGAATACGCATTTCTGCTCAACTGGTGGGTTTTCGTGCCCGGCTTTTAGCTCACCGCCTCCGGAGTGGAGGGGGTGCgtccacatatcagccagatttacccctgcGAGCTAgagaggagcacttcacacaccattcggGTTTTTCATGGCGCGTTAGCGTGTGTAGCCCTATTTATCTCTAGGGCAaaagaatccactttttgcgttgaaTTTTTTGGGTGAATTTGAACTCGcaataaagcctcgcagtaaattagtggtaaagcctgctgtctgaaaatgccccGGAAGACGGTGCCTGATCTGGGTGCCGTATACGGTATTATGCCTCTGCTAGAGAATGGTTAGTTTCTCATTGTATcatcccaggttcacttcttggcagcatctccagactcctgcctgaagccttccagagagctgctgccagtcagtactaagccagatgaaccaagggtctgactcagtaggcggcaGCTGCCGATGTTCCCagcgtatttacccaaatacaaaatgactctgaatttaagacaagtcctttaaaagtagaggttaagtTCCAGTTATGCCTATATaatatatttacccaaaaggaagaggacctaATCTTGGAATCAGCTAAGCACAGTTGTTTAATTCCACTCTCCAGCCAAAGATCTCGGAGCAGCCTAGATGGAGTCTTCCACCATAGCAGGAAGGGTGGCCGAAGGTATTATGGCAGCGGAGGCAAGGCTTCACAGTCCGCCTTGCCTCGTGGTCCTGGTGGGGGCCGGCCTGCTTTCAGAACCAACCTTGGCAAGCTTTGAAAGGTCATGGGTGGGGAAGggaccagcagcctcctcttctctctttatgcttattgcaggctttgcaaagagtgtgaggagaggagctCCTTGCAAAGGCTGCAAGGGTTAGAGtggccccaaagagctgcttcaaTGGTAGCAGCAGGGACATTTTGCCACCCTGTTGGTGCTCCAAAAACCTGCCGCCTGAGGGTGaccgcctcacctcgcctcatgaaagggctgcccttgTCTGGCAAGTTAGGCTGCGAAATGGTAACTGGTCACCTATTGAAGATTGAGGcatagcagggatttgaaccctggtcttCGAAGTGCTCATCCAACCCTTGATCCATGCTGACTTTCTTTAAAAGACCTTGATAGAGGCTCGCTATATGCCAAAGGGGTTCCCATCCTTTAGCTCAAGTGTCCTTACAAACATCCCTGTGAGGTTGGCCAGCCATCTCTCCATATGACAGGAGCATGGGCTGAAGCTGAGAGAAGAGAGGGTATGTTGTGTGGCTGAGGTGAGGCTCTTTGAGCCAAGAACTTCTGAACTCCCGGATCATGTTCTCTCCATAACCCTTGCAAGAGGCCTGCATGATGGTGATGgtaattaataaactttatttgttagccaccccatagcaAATGGTTCACTGGGAGGCTCACAACGACACAACAGTAAACCAGGATTGTTACAGATGGGGagatgcaaaagaaagagagttgcTAAGATCTGAAAGGGGACTTTCTGGAGCAAATCCCTTAACCCAGGACTGATGGGttacaactacaactcccatcatcctcagccatggccattgtggctggggatgatgggagctgtggtcctacaacatctggggatccaagcttgagaaccccatGGCTAACCGCTATCCTACACTATTTCTCCCGGAATCCCTTGTAAGCAAACGTCCTGCCTGGCCCACCATCCATACAACCAAATTCATGCCTCTCTCGCAGCATTCTA includes these proteins:
- the MFRP gene encoding membrane frizzled-related protein isoform X1; protein product: MKEYTEIILYPEALEQSKESASSPPPHLPSFLLTEFSNPALEKDSEAPAQGEPGDENGGGGGSVKLSANGFAQQVQDVASRKFKPDCKFSWLCVAILSTVLLLLLALLVVIIILSPCGGTLHGPKGSFSSPNYPAPYPPNSLCRWHIQVTEGMAIQLKVEVLDIESSASCLYDRLEIYKDQDASSSWDGSSKFCGNMAPPTINTNNNRMQVVFVSDDNFAPSGFTAWYRAIAPSEKNCSWEEFLCDQGRCLSPAFVCDGHPDCVDQRDEANCSTKHNECGGTLTDLEGQFFSPNYPHPYPPLQLCLWLISVPPGHVIDLHFHNFSLESQEDCNYDFVEVYDSGGMGTTSVMGKFCSSDLPPVLTSSQHVMTILFVADEGVADIGFFATYHAHNTTEKTCGPSEFSCRNGECRAQQLVCDGWSDCWDGSDEHNCSSSSSTSSNPSYPSVELSCEPVRVEMCLGVSYNATYFPNIWLNIPDQQQAAEVLQDYLMLKDLSCYPSLRLLLCGLFVPKCTPNGGILQPCRSVCRLAEQRCQESLRLLGTPWPLNCNFLPDSSNPLECFLP
- the MFRP gene encoding membrane frizzled-related protein isoform X2; translation: MPAPPCGGTLHGPKGSFSSPNYPAPYPPNSLCRWHIQVTEGMAIQLKVEVLDIESSASCLYDRLEIYKDQDASSSWDGSSKFCGNMAPPTINTNNNRMQVVFVSDDNFAPSGFTAWYRAIAPSEKNCSWEEFLCDQGRCLSPAFVCDGHPDCVDQRDEANCSTKHNECGGTLTDLEGQFFSPNYPHPYPPLQLCLWLISVPPGHVIDLHFHNFSLESQEDCNYDFVEVYDSGGMGTTSVMGKFCSSDLPPVLTSSQHVMTILFVADEGVADIGFFATYHAHNTTEKTCGPSEFSCRNGECRAQQLVCDGWSDCWDGSDEHNCSSSSSTSSNPSYPSVELSCEPVRVEMCLGVSYNATYFPNIWLNIPDQQQAAEVLQDYLMLKDLSCYPSLRLLLCGLFVPKCTPNGGILQPCRSVCRLAEQRCQESLRLLGTPWPLNCNFLPDSSNPLECFLP